A window from Hemicordylus capensis ecotype Gifberg chromosome 2, rHemCap1.1.pri, whole genome shotgun sequence encodes these proteins:
- the LOC128345419 gene encoding olfactory receptor 2A5-like produces the protein MKNQTSVTEFFLLGFSRSLKIRLVLSGLFSVAYTITLVGNTTILMLIWLDSRLHTPMYYFLSHLACVDICYTSSTVPQMLANLQSPRQTISLVSCAIQMHVFLTLATTECILLAIMAYDRYVAICHPLHYTFLMNNRVCMKLAMASWTCGLLLPVAHSALTWQLPFCGPNQIDHFFCEMPALLKLACANTEIVEKVTSVGCFFTLLTPICFITMTYIHILNAILKIQSAEGRCKAFSTCASHMTVVVIFYGSAMFMYMRPKSSHSPAMDKIVALFYSIVTPMFNPIIYSLRNKEVKAALVKML, from the coding sequence ATGAAGAACCAAACTTCTGTGACTGAATTCTTCCTGCTTGGTTTCTCTAGGAGCCTCAAGATCCGTCTCGTACTCTCTGGATTATTTTCTGTGGCTTACACCATCACTCTTGTAGGCAACACAACCATACTGATGCTCATCTGGCTAGACTCCCGACTCCACACCCCCATGTATTACTTCCTCAGCCACCTCGCCTGTGTAGACATTTGCTACACTTCCAGCACAGTCCCCCAGATGCTGGCCAACCTCCAGAGTCCAAGGCAAACCATCTCTTTGGTTAGTTGTGCCATTCAGATGCATGTTTTTCTGACCTTGGCTACTACGGAATGCATTCTCCTTGCAATCATGGCATATGACAGGTATGTAGCAATATGCCACCCACTGCACTACACATTTCTCATGAACAATAGAGTATGTATGAAATTAGCCATGGCATCCTGGACTTGTGGCCTTTTGTTGCCCGTGGCACATTCTGCCCTCACCTGGCAGCTGCCATTCTGTGGGCCCAATCAAATCGACCACTTTTTCTGTGAAATGCCAGCACTGCTGAAACTGGCTTGTGCCAACACAGAAATTGTTGAGAAGGTGACTTCAGTGGGATGCTTTTTTACTTTGCTAACTCCCATCTGCTTTATTACGATGACTTACATCCACATCCTGAATGCCATCTTGAAAATCCAATCTGCAGAAGGTCGTTGCAAAGCTTTCTCTACATGCGCCTCCCATATGACTGTTGTGGTTATTTTCTATGGCAGCGCCATGTTTATGTACATGAGACCTAAGTCTAGTCACTCACCAGCTATGGACAAAATAGTCGCTCTCTTCTATAGCATTGTCACCCCGATGTTCAATCCCATAATATACAGTCTCAGGAACAAGGAAGTGAAAGCTGCCTTAGTAAAAATGTTGTGA